The following are encoded in a window of Drosophila teissieri strain GT53w unplaced genomic scaffold, Prin_Dtei_1.1 Segkk118_quiver_pilon_scaf, whole genome shotgun sequence genomic DNA:
- the LOC122625520 gene encoding probable serine/threonine-protein kinase mkcB, giving the protein MNQNDIRSQRQCEQDERRLSLQRNNAYFSFVSPQIGDRAPSPSTNSKLLPSENDRPRSCSPSLPASAHKSWSEETASSTPLLSQRQTTVPGNCNTAITSAVTSLATVTATTTTTSSAAQLIIAVPAVNNSAALTVCNNNNARKEESKQKQKSISTVQTGMDRYIQIKRKLSPQNNKAGNQPKINRTNNGNENSAVNNSNRYAILADSATEQPNEKTVGEPKKTRPPPIFIREQSTNALVNKPVALIGDSKFHIIPLKKGNIHEIKLQIQTEADHLAKGYR; this is encoded by the exons ATGAATCAAAACGACATACGTTCTCAGCGACAATGTGAACAAGACGAGCGCCGGCTCTCTTTACAACGCAACAATGCATACTTTTCTTTCGTCTCACCGCAAATCGGTGATCGAGCACCCTCACCTTCAACTAACTCGAAACTTTTGCCCTCAGAGAACGACAGACCGCGTtcttgctctccctctctgcCTGCTTCGGCTCACAAGTCGTGGAGCGAAGAGACCGCCTCTTCTACCCCGCTCCTCTCGCAGCGCCAAACGACCGTCCCGGGTAACTGTAACACTGCAATAACGAGTGCAGTGACCTCACTGGCAACTGTCACTgctaccacaacaacaacttcgtCAGCGGCCCAACTAATTATCGCTGTGCCAGCTGTAAATAATTCAGCAGCACTGACCgtttgcaacaacaataatgcacGCAAAgaagaatcaaaacaaaagcagaagtcGATTTCGACTGTGCAGACTGGCatggatcgctacatccaAATCAAGAGAAAGCTCAGCCCTCAAAACAATAAGGCAGGTAATCAACCCAAAATCAATCGAACCAACAACGGCAATGAAAACTCTGCAGTAAATAATTCAAACCGATATGCTATCTTGGCTGATTCTGCGACCGAACAACCCAACGAAAAAACGGTAGGGGAACCAAAAAAGACCAGGCCTCCACCAATTTTCATACGAGAACAAAGTACAAATGCACTTGTAAATAAACCCGTTGCTTTGATTGGTGACAGCAAATTCCACATTATCCCacttaaaaaaggaaatattcatGAAATAAAACTACAGATCCAAACAGAAGCAGATCACC ttgcaaaGGGCTACAGGTAG